From Macaca mulatta isolate MMU2019108-1 chromosome 3, T2T-MMU8v2.0, whole genome shotgun sequence, the proteins below share one genomic window:
- the CCDC126 gene encoding coiled-coil domain-containing protein 126 isoform X1, with protein sequence MFFTISRKNMSQKLSLLLLVFGLIWGLMLLHYTFQQPRHQSSVKLREQILDLSKRYVKALAEENKNTVDVENGASMAGYADLKRTIAVLLDDILQRLVKLENKVDYIVVNGSATNTTNGTSGNLVPVTTNKRTNVSGSIR encoded by the exons ATGTTTTTTACaatctcaagaaaaaatatgTCCCAGAAATTGAGTTTACTGTTGCTTGTATTTGGACTCATTTGGGGATTGATGTTATTGCACTATACTTTTCAACAACCAAGACATCAAAGCAGTGTCAAGTTACGTGAGCAAATACTAGACTTAAGCAAAAGATATGTTAAAGCTCTAGCAGAGGAAAATAAGAACACAGTGGATGTCGAGAATGGTGCTTCTATGGCAGGATATG CGGATCTGAAAAGAACAATTGCTGTCCTTCTGGATGACATTTTGCAACGATTGGTGAAGCTGGAGAACAAAGTTGACTATATTGTTGTGAATGGCTCAGCAACCAACACCACCAATGGTACTAGTGGGAATTTGGTGCCAGTGACCACAAATAAAAGAACGAATGTCTCAGGCAGTATCAGATAG
- the CCDC126 gene encoding coiled-coil domain-containing protein 126 (The RefSeq protein has 1 substitution compared to this genomic sequence) — MFFTISRKNMSQKLSLLLLVFGLIWGLMLLHYTFQQPRHQSSVKLREQILDLSKRYVKALAEENKNTVDVENGASMAGYADLKRTIAVLLDDILQRLVKLENKVDYIVVNGSATNTTNGTSGNLVPVTTNKKTNVSGSIR, encoded by the exons ATGTTTTTTACaatctcaagaaaaaatatgTCCCAGAAATTGAGTTTACTGTTGCTTGTATTTGGACTCATTTGGGGATTGATGTTATTGCACTATACTTTTCAACAACCAAGACATCAAAGCAGTGTCAAGTTACGTGAGCAAATACTAGACTTAAGCAAAAGATATGTTAAAGCTCTAGCAGAGGAAAATAAGAACACAGTGGATGTCGAGAATGGTGCTTCTATGGCAGGATATG CGGATCTGAAAAGAACAATTGCTGTCCTTCTGGATGACATTTTGCAACGATTGGTGAAGCTGGAGAACAAAGTTGACTATATTGTTGTGAATGGCTCAGCAACCAACACCACCAATGGTACTAGTGGGAATTTGGTGCCAGTGACCACAAATAAAAGAACGAATGTCTCAGGCAGTATCAGATAG